Below is a genomic region from Marinilabiliales bacterium.
GGCAATATTTTTCATGCAGAGCTCAGAAATTGTCGTTGAGCTTGCACTCTCCATTGCTTCTTTTACCTACGGCGGGCTGCTGGGAACATTTTTCCTGGGGGTACTATTTAAAAGGACTGGCATAAATGATGCCATACCCGCTTTTATTGCGGGCATAGCTATCATGGTATATATTATTCTGTCTACCTCTGTGGCATGGACCTGGTATACGCTTATAGGTGCATCCGTAACGGTCATTACGGGCTGGCTCTTATCGCTCAGGTCTTCATTCCCCCGCAAACGCTTATAACCTGTCCGCTCACATATGAAGAGAGATCAGAGGCAAGAAACAGTGTGACATTGGCTACATCTTCCGGAGTTCCTCCCCTTTTGAGGGGAATACCTGCTATCCACTGCTCCCTTACATCATCGGGAAGTTTGGCGGTCATATCGGTCATTATAAAACCCGGTGCAATTGCATTGCACCTTACATTTCTTGACCCCATCTCCCTGGCAACAGATTTCGTGAAACCAATTATCCCCGCCTTTGAGGCTGAATAATTTGCCTGGCCGGCATTACCACTTACACCAACGACTGAGCTCATATTGATTATTGACCCGGAACGTTGCTTCAGCATATATTTCTGCACTGCCTTTGTATAGTTAAAAACCGATTTAAGATTGACTGTTATTACTGTATCCCACTGCTCTTCAGTCATTCGCATAAGCAACGTGTCGCGCGTGATACCGGCATTGTTAACCAGAATATCAATGGTGCCAAACTCTTTGGCAATCTCTTCAACAGTTTTTTCGGTCTCATCATAAACAGCTGCATTTGAGGCATATCCCTGTGCTTTAACCCCCAGGGCCCTCAGTTCATCCTCAAGTGATTTTGCCTGTTCATCATATGCCAGATCGGTAAATGCAATACCAGCGCCGTGTGATGCAAGATTAATGGCGATTGCCCGGCCAATACCACGGCTTGCTCCTGTAACCAGGGCATTTTTTCCTTCCAGTATCTTCATTTTCTATGTTTTTTATGTATCACAAATTAAAAAAGTTATTTTGATTTATCAAAAACTGTTTGTTTCCTGGTGTTATTAATCTGCGCATGAGGCTATTGCTCTATTTATTCTTTTAGCAATACCCGGTCCTCCGTAAATAAAACCTGTATAAACCTGAATAAGGCTTGCACCGGCATCAAGCTTTTCGAGCGCATCTTTCTCATCCATTATCCCACCGACACCGATAACCGGTATCCTGGCTTCAGATTTTCTAACAATATACCTGATAATCTCAGTTGACCTGTCCCGCAATGGCTTCCCGCTCAAACCACCCTGTCCCATAGCTGCAACAGTTTCATGGTCGGTATGCAGGTTATCCCGCCTTATTGTTGTATTGGTAGCAACGAATCCGTCAATACCGGTCCTGAATGCAATATCAACGAGTTCATCAAGCTGTGAATCATTCAGATCTGGCGAAATCTTGAGCAGTATCGGCTTAATGACATCCATTTTTTTTGAGATCTCCTTGAGAGAGCTTAGAATATGAAAGAGAGTATCCGCATCCTGAAGTTTTCTTATGTCGCCTATATTGGGACAACTAACATTAACGACAAAGTAGTCAACAACTTCATACAATACTTTAAAACACTCAATGTAATCATCTATTGCCTTGTCATTTGGAGTACTTGTATTTTTCCCGATGTTTCCTCCAATAACTACATCCGGACAAGTTTTGCGTAAATTTTCCGCAATCCTTACAGCTCCTTCGTTATTAATCCCCATCCGGTTAATGAGGGCCTGATCCTCAGGAAGCCTGAATGAACGGGGCCTGGGATTTCCAGGCTGGGCAAGCGGGGTAACCGTTCCTATCTCGACAAATGAAAAACCGAGCATAGCAAGTTCGTTACAGTATTGCGCGTTTTTGTCAAAACCGGCAGCAATTCCTACAGGATTTCTGAACCTTATCCCGAAAACTGTACGCTCAAGGCTCTTTCGTTGGATAAAATACAATTTCCGGAACAGGGGCGTAATACCCGGAAGCATCAAAGCTAGCTTAAGCAGGCCCACAGCAATGCTGTGCACCGTCTCAGGGTAGAATAGAAAGAGAAAAGGTCTTAAAAGGAGCCGGTATAGCATTTTTGCACCAAAGATAATTATTTTGATTGTTCAGGTGAATATGAATTGAATGTATTATCACTGTAGAGTACCACGATCTTCTCTATTCGTTTCTTTCCATTCGCACCGGTAAAGTTCGTTTCTGAACCTAATTCACTTTTGTAATCTGTGGTTTCTTGAGATGAGGTTACATCTGTAACTTCGATGTAATTATTTTTTGCTTTATTATCTTCAAGCAGCTCATTGTCAATATCCTTTAACTTATCTTCATTATCAGCTTTAGTGGTTTCCTGGTTAATATCCGAGAACAGTTCACCTTGAACAAGGGACTGTTTATGCATCTGTCCTCTCCCAAGAATAAGCCATTCAGCATTAAGAGAAGGGTAATTACTCAATATTTTCTGGATGAAATCAAAACCAGGCTTGTTCCTCCCACTCAATATATGTGATATACTTGAGGGCTGGACGCCAATGACCTCAGCAAACCTGGCAGAGGAAAGCTGCTCACTGTTCATGAACTTTAATAACCTGTCCTTCATGTCATACAGATTTAGATGAACTCCAGTATACTTTTATACAAATGTAATTATAATTAAAGTTACATTCATAACCTTTACAACTTCACACTTGTAATTTAATATTAAGTGTTCCATATTAAAGTCATAATACTTCAATATGCTATATAACAATGCTATAAGTTAGTTGTGTTTTTGTTGGTGTTTAGTAATATGCTGATTAATAGTTATTTTTGGCATTCATATAAATAACTTAATTTATTACTTTATATATAAACTTTAATATGCTGGTATTTAATTATTTGTGATTGAATTAATGCTCTATTATTTACTTTTGTAATCGTTTATTAGTTTTTTATTGAACCAATTTTTCAAATAATTACTTTAATTCACTGGCATTATGTGCTATATAATATACTAGTATTACAATTGTGATTGCAAATATTTACTAAAAAACATTGTAAATACCCGGAAAATTGCCGTAAATAAAACAAGTTAGTTCAACTGAATGATTCAGGTAATCAGATCAGGGATTTTTATGTTTCCGGCAATCTCAGTAATATCCCGGCTGAATAATTTGTAAAGCACAGGAACCACCAGGAGCGTCAGAAATGTTGAAGCCAGCAGCCCACCTATTATTGTCCACCCCATAGGTGCCCATAACGTTCCTCCTATCAGTGTAAGTGGCAACAGGCCTCCGACAGTGGTCACAGATGTCAGAATAATTGGCAGGAACCTGGTTTTTCCGGCTTCAATAAGAGCCGTATCCATATCAAGTCCCTCCTCCCTCAGCCTGTTGGTGAAATCAACAAGTAAAATTGAATTGTTAATGACGATGCCTATCAGGCTTATCAACCCGATAAATGCGGTAAAGCTGAAGGTATACCCTGTAAGCAGGAGCATCCAGACCGACCCTATGACTGCAAGCGGGATTGCCGAAAATATTATAAGGGGCTGATAAAATGACCTGAACTGGAAAACAAGGACACCGAAAATTGAAATTACTGTAATCAGAACAGCTCTGCCCATACCACCAAAAGTTTCATCCCTGCTCTCCAGCTCTCCGGCTATATAGTAACCGTATCCTTCCGGAAAAGAATAATTATCGAGTTCATCCAGCAATGGCACCATTATATCGTCAAGGTTGTAGCCGGAACGTACATCGGCAATTACCGTTGCATTCCTGAGCATGTTGAACCTTGAAATCAGGCTGGGTTCAGTTAAAAACTCGACCGCTGCAAGCTGCCGGACCGGTATCTGGTTACCATTTAGAGAGGTGACAAATACCTTTTCGATATCGCCGACTTGCACCATTTCACCCTCAGGCAGCCTCATAACAATTTCATACTCTTTTCCGTCCTTGTCCCTGAACCTGGACACTTCAATACCGTTGACTGCCATCCTGATTGCCCTGTCAATGTCGTGTACCGGAACTCCCAAAATCCCGGCTTTCTCCCTGTTTATTATAAACCTCAGGTCCGTCTGCGATTTATCAAGTTGATTCTCCACATTGACCGCGCCTCTCTTTGATGCAACCATCTTTTCCACTTCCCTCGAAATACTCCGTAACACATCTACCCGCTCCCCGGTAATATAAATAACAACAGGTGCCTGCATGGGCACTCCCTGCTCAAATTCATGCAGGGTTATTTCAGCTCCGGGATATCTCCCGAATACATCTCTAAGCCAGTCAACCATCCGGGGAAACTCCCTGGGATCATATTCGTATAACTCTGCGTAGATCTCTGCAAAGTTCCTTGCGTGCTGCCGTGGGAAATGGTTGTAGTAGATTCGTGGATTACCTTTTCCTATATTGCTTGCATACAGTTTTATATCTGGCATTGTATCAAGTATGGCTTCAACCCATTTCACAGCCCGGTCAGTCCGCTCCAGGCTGCTTCCCTCCGGCATTTCAACCCGTATCATAAACTGCGGGGTTTCAGCTTTTGGAAAGAAACTGATGCCAACATACCTGAAGGCCCATGCCGAAGCTCCGAGTATTAACAAAACCACAAGCAGGGTCATGATCTCCCATTTCAGCACAAATTGGAGTGTTTTCCGGTATGGTCCCCTGACAACACGGTTGATAAGCCGCTCAAATAGCCTCCATGAGGTCTGCTTCTGTCCGGATATACCTGATTTGAAGATCCTGCTGGCCAGAAACGGTGAAAGAGTAAGAGTTATAAACAGCGAGACACTAAGCGTTGCTATAATAGTTACAGGCAGGCTCCTGATAAAATCACCGGCCTTGTCGGAAAGCATAATCAGCGGAATAAATGCCAGAATGGTTGTAAGGGTAGCAGAGGCTACCGGCCACCCGATCTCAGCCACGGCAGCAATAGCGGCATCCCTGGCTCCATACCCGTTCTTAAGGTAACGGTTCAGGTTCTCGACCATAACTATTGAATTATCAACAAGTAATCCTAGTGCAACAACCAGGGCCGCAATGGAAACCTGCTCGAGAGTAAAACCTGCCAGATCGACTATTCCAAGCCCGATTACTATCGAGAGTGGTATTGCAAGAATGACTATGAGGGATGACTTGATCCCTATGGCAAAAAACACCAGCACGCCTACCAGTAAAATCCCCTGGTATAAATTTATGAGAAATCCGTTTATTCTCCTCTCTACAGTATCAGACTGATCAAATACCTTCATCAGTTGGGCATTATGTCCCAGCCTGCTGCCGTATTCAAGAATCTGCCTGTCTATCTCGTCGGTTATCCTGAAAATATTGATATTCTCCTTCTGCTGTACCGAAAGAAATATTGCCCTGCTCCCCTTGTATCGTGCAAGATAGTTGTTGTCTTCATATTCGAAATCGACATCTGCGATATTTTCAAGATAAACGAGCTGTCCCATATAAGAGCCAACCACCGTACGTTTCAACTCTTCCGGATCGCTGTATGAACCACTAGTTCTCACCCCGAATGAACGATCTCCCAGGGAAACCGTACCCCCGGGAATATTGGCATTATTACTCTGAATGGCACCGACAACCTGGCCTATCGAAATATTCATTGCAGCCATCTTTTCAGTATGAATTGACACTCTCAGCTGCAGCGACGGAACAGCATGTATTTCGACCCTCTTAATCCCCGGAATAGTTTCAATTCGCCGTTTCAGTCCCACAGCCAGCCTGTCAAGTTCAGAAAATTCAGCGGTTTCAGAAATAAGTGCAAGCTGCATTATTGCAACATCCGTGCTGGTATATTCCAGCACTTCAAAATGGTGGAGATCATCGGGGAGCTCACCCTCAATCGCATTTATGGCAGAAACCATTTCATTGTACTTCTCACGGGCATCTGTGCCGTGCTCAAACTCAACACTTATTGTGGCCAATCCGTCCCGGAGAGTAGTATTTATCTTCCTGATATCATCTAATTCGTTCAAAGCTTCTTCTACCGGCAAAGCAATGAGGTTTTCCAGGTCGGCCGGGCCGGCACCCGGGTATATAAAGACCGCCATACCCCCGGAGATGTAAACTGCCGGATTTTCCATCCGCGGCATCGTAAAAAAAGAATAGGCACCACCTGCCAGCATCAGGACAAAAATGATAATTGTAAGCTGATAATTATCTATGAAAAAACGCGTTATTCGCATTTACCTTAACAATTGATTAAATTTATGCAATTCCCTCTTATTCGTATATGACTACCCGCTGTCCGTCGGATACAAAGGCGGCTCCTTCCCTGAT
It encodes:
- a CDS encoding XRE family transcriptional regulator, which codes for MKDRLLKFMNSEQLSSARFAEVIGVQPSSISHILSGRNKPGFDFIQKILSNYPSLNAEWLILGRGQMHKQSLVQGELFSDINQETTKADNEDKLKDIDNELLEDNKAKNNYIEVTDVTSSQETTDYKSELGSETNFTGANGKKRIEKIVVLYSDNTFNSYSPEQSK
- a CDS encoding quinone-dependent dihydroorotate dehydrogenase, translated to MLYRLLLRPFLFLFYPETVHSIAVGLLKLALMLPGITPLFRKLYFIQRKSLERTVFGIRFRNPVGIAAGFDKNAQYCNELAMLGFSFVEIGTVTPLAQPGNPRPRSFRLPEDQALINRMGINNEGAVRIAENLRKTCPDVVIGGNIGKNTSTPNDKAIDDYIECFKVLYEVVDYFVVNVSCPNIGDIRKLQDADTLFHILSSLKEISKKMDVIKPILLKISPDLNDSQLDELVDIAFRTGIDGFVATNTTIRRDNLHTDHETVAAMGQGGLSGKPLRDRSTEIIRYIVRKSEARIPVIGVGGIMDEKDALEKLDAGASLIQVYTGFIYGGPGIAKRINRAIASCAD
- the fabG gene encoding 3-oxoacyl-[acyl-carrier-protein] reductase — its product is MKILEGKNALVTGASRGIGRAIAINLASHGAGIAFTDLAYDEQAKSLEDELRALGVKAQGYASNAAVYDETEKTVEEIAKEFGTIDILVNNAGITRDTLLMRMTEEQWDTVITVNLKSVFNYTKAVQKYMLKQRSGSIINMSSVVGVSGNAGQANYSASKAGIIGFTKSVAREMGSRNVRCNAIAPGFIMTDMTAKLPDDVREQWIAGIPLKRGGTPEDVANVTLFLASDLSSYVSGQVISVCGGMKT
- a CDS encoding efflux RND transporter permease subunit translates to MRITRFFIDNYQLTIIIFVLMLAGGAYSFFTMPRMENPAVYISGGMAVFIYPGAGPADLENLIALPVEEALNELDDIRKINTTLRDGLATISVEFEHGTDAREKYNEMVSAINAIEGELPDDLHHFEVLEYTSTDVAIMQLALISETAEFSELDRLAVGLKRRIETIPGIKRVEIHAVPSLQLRVSIHTEKMAAMNISIGQVVGAIQSNNANIPGGTVSLGDRSFGVRTSGSYSDPEELKRTVVGSYMGQLVYLENIADVDFEYEDNNYLARYKGSRAIFLSVQQKENINIFRITDEIDRQILEYGSRLGHNAQLMKVFDQSDTVERRINGFLINLYQGILLVGVLVFFAIGIKSSLIVILAIPLSIVIGLGIVDLAGFTLEQVSIAALVVALGLLVDNSIVMVENLNRYLKNGYGARDAAIAAVAEIGWPVASATLTTILAFIPLIMLSDKAGDFIRSLPVTIIATLSVSLFITLTLSPFLASRIFKSGISGQKQTSWRLFERLINRVVRGPYRKTLQFVLKWEIMTLLVVLLILGASAWAFRYVGISFFPKAETPQFMIRVEMPEGSSLERTDRAVKWVEAILDTMPDIKLYASNIGKGNPRIYYNHFPRQHARNFAEIYAELYEYDPREFPRMVDWLRDVFGRYPGAEITLHEFEQGVPMQAPVVIYITGERVDVLRSISREVEKMVASKRGAVNVENQLDKSQTDLRFIINREKAGILGVPVHDIDRAIRMAVNGIEVSRFRDKDGKEYEIVMRLPEGEMVQVGDIEKVFVTSLNGNQIPVRQLAAVEFLTEPSLISRFNMLRNATVIADVRSGYNLDDIMVPLLDELDNYSFPEGYGYYIAGELESRDETFGGMGRAVLITVISIFGVLVFQFRSFYQPLIIFSAIPLAVIGSVWMLLLTGYTFSFTAFIGLISLIGIVINNSILLVDFTNRLREEGLDMDTALIEAGKTRFLPIILTSVTTVGGLLPLTLIGGTLWAPMGWTIIGGLLASTFLTLLVVPVLYKLFSRDITEIAGNIKIPDLIT